The sequence CCGTCCGTGGTCTCGGCGGCGATGAGGCCCTCGTCGGCGAGGAGCTGGAGCGTCGGGTAGACGGCGCCGGCGTCCGGGGTCCAGGCGCCGTCGGTGCGCTCGGCGATGGCGCGGATGAGGGCGTAGCCGTGCATGGGCTCCTCCGCGAGGAGGGCGAGCACGGCGAGGCGCACGTCGTGCGGACCGTGACCCGGGCGGTGCCCGGACTCGTGGCCCGCCGTGCCGTCGTCGCGCTTCTCGAACCGGGCGCGGAGCGACTCCATCGCCTGCCACACGCCGTCGGCGGCGTCTCCGAATGCGGATCCTGAGGTCGGGTGCGATGCGGCCATGGCGAGCTCCTAGCTGTGGGACGTGCGCGGTGCCTCCGACGATAGGCCGCGCACCTGGCCGCGGACCCGACAGCGGCCCCTTCGTCAGCGACCCGACAGGTCCGCGGCGTGGGGAGGGCCGGACGCGGTCAGCCGACCGCCTGCGCGAAGCCGCGCGACGGGTCGGCCAGGTGGTCGAGGCCGGCGGGCAGCGCGCGCCCCTTCGCGGCCATCGACTGCGCCCACAGGCGTCCCGCGCGGTAGGAGGAGCGCACCAGCGGGCCCGCGAGCACGCCGAGGAACCCGATCCCCTCGGCCTCCGCCTTGATCTCCACGAACTCCTCCGGCCGCACCCAGCGCGCCACGGGCAGGTGCCGCGGCGTCGGCCGGAGGTACTGCGTGACCGTGATGATGTCGCAGCCCGCGTCGTGCAGGTCGCGGAGCGCCTCGGACACCTCCTCGCGCGTCTCGCCCATGCCGAGGATGAGGTTCGACTTCGTGATGAGCCCGGCGTCGCGCGCCCGCGTGATCACGTCGAGCGAGCGCTCGTACCGGAACGCCGGGCGGATCCGCTTGAAGATGCGCGGCACCGTCTCGACGTTGTGCGCGAAGACCTCGGGGCGGGAGGAGAACACCTCGGCGAGGAGGTCCGGGTTCCCGGAGAAGTCGGTCGCGAGGATCTCGACGCCCGTGCCCGGGTTGTCGGCGTGGATCCGCCGCACGGTCTCGGCGTGCAGCCACGCGCCCTCGTCGGGCAGGTCGTCGCGGGCCACACCCGTGACGGTCGCGTACCGGAGGCCCATCCGCCGCACCGAGTCGGCGACGCGGCGCGGCTCGTCGGTGTCGTAGTCGGCGGGCTTGCCGGTGTCGATCTGGCAGAAGTCGCATCTTCGCGTGCACTGGGATCCGCCGATGAGGAAGGTCGCCTCCCGGTCCTCCCAGCACTCGTAGATGTTCGGGCAGGCCGCCTCCTGGCAGACAGTGTGCAGGTCCTCGGTCTTCACGAGCTGCTGGAGGGCCTGGTACTCCGGCCCCATCCGGGCCCTCGTCTTGATCCACTCGGGCTTCCGCTCGATGGGCGTCTCGGCGTTCCGCACCTCGAGGCGGAGCATGCGGCGGCCGTCCGGGGCGGCGGCGCTCATGCGCGGGCCCCGGCGGCGGAAGGGAGGGGAGCGGTGGCGGGCATGGCGGATCCGTTCGGGTCGAGGGCGCGCACGAGGTGCGGGCGGAGGAGGGGGACGACGTCGGCCGGCGTGACGGTGCGGCCGATGACGCGGCTGAGCGTGGTGACGCCGGCGTCGCGGATGCCGCACGGGACGATCCGGTCGTAGGCGTCGAGGGAGTTGCTGCAGTTGAGGGCGAAGCCGTGCATCGTGACGCGCTCGGCGACGCGGACGCCGATGGCGGCGACCTTGTCGTCGCGGGGCGCGCCGTCGGGGGCTGCGCCGCGGATCCAGACGCCGGAGCGGCCGTCGACGCGATGGGCCGCGACGTCGAGGTCCGCGAGGAGGGCGATGAGCGCGTCCTCGAGGCGGCGCACGTGGGCCACGACGTCGAGGGGCTCGGGCAGCCGCACGATGGGGTAGCCGACCAGCTGGCCCGGCCCGTGCCAGGTGATGCGGCCGCCGCGGTCGACGTCGAGAACCGGCGTGCCGTCGCGCGGCCGGTCCGACGGCTCCGTGCGCCTCCCCGCGGTGTAGACCTCGGGGTGCTCGAGGAGGATGACGGTGTCCTGCGCCCGGCCCGCGACGACGTCGGCATGCAGGGCACGCTGACGCTCGAGGGCCTCGATGTACGGCACGGAGTTGGCGCTTAGCCCCGTGACGACGATGTCGACCACGCGGCCAGCATAGGCGCACGGTCGGCGGCGGCCGAGGGCGCGCGCGGGCCCGTCGCGTTGCGGGGGAGGCGCGCGGGGCGGAGGATCGTCCTCGATGACCGACTCCGCCGCACCCGCCGTCCCCGACCGTCCCGTCCGCGCCCCCCGCGCGCAGCACGTCCTCGAGGTGATACGGACGGAGCACCTCAGCCCGCACCTCGTCCGCGTCCACCTCGGCGGCGCGGGGACGCGCGCGCTGCTCGAGCAGGCGGTCCCCGAGCGGCTGGCCGCGACCGACGCCTACGTGAAGCTGATGCTGCCGCAGCCCGGCTCCGGCGTCGCGCCGCCGTTCGACCTGCCCGCCCTGCGTGCCGTCCTGCCGCCCGAGGACCTGCCTGCGGTGCGGACCTACACGCTGCGCCACGCGGATCCGGCCGCGGGCACCGCCGCGATCGACTTCGTGGTGCACGGGGACGAGGGGCTCGCCGGCCCCTGGGCGGCGTCCGCGCGGCCGGG is a genomic window of Clavibacter capsici containing:
- the lipB gene encoding lipoyl(octanoyl) transferase LipB: MVDIVVTGLSANSVPYIEALERQRALHADVVAGRAQDTVILLEHPEVYTAGRRTEPSDRPRDGTPVLDVDRGGRITWHGPGQLVGYPIVRLPEPLDVVAHVRRLEDALIALLADLDVAAHRVDGRSGVWIRGAAPDGAPRDDKVAAIGVRVAERVTMHGFALNCSNSLDAYDRIVPCGIRDAGVTTLSRVIGRTVTPADVVPLLRPHLVRALDPNGSAMPATAPLPSAAGARA
- the lipA gene encoding lipoyl synthase; the encoded protein is MSAAAPDGRRMLRLEVRNAETPIERKPEWIKTRARMGPEYQALQQLVKTEDLHTVCQEAACPNIYECWEDREATFLIGGSQCTRRCDFCQIDTGKPADYDTDEPRRVADSVRRMGLRYATVTGVARDDLPDEGAWLHAETVRRIHADNPGTGVEILATDFSGNPDLLAEVFSSRPEVFAHNVETVPRIFKRIRPAFRYERSLDVITRARDAGLITKSNLILGMGETREEVSEALRDLHDAGCDIITVTQYLRPTPRHLPVARWVRPEEFVEIKAEAEGIGFLGVLAGPLVRSSYRAGRLWAQSMAAKGRALPAGLDHLADPSRGFAQAVG
- a CDS encoding PadR family transcriptional regulator, which translates into the protein MAASHPTSGSAFGDAADGVWQAMESLRARFEKRDDGTAGHESGHRPGHGPHDVRLAVLALLAEEPMHGYALIRAIAERTDGAWTPDAGAVYPTLQLLADEGLIAAETTDGRKVWALTEAGRSVIARDGITAPWAGSADAHGHDAHDRRDRSALPKAGLALAQAAAQVQRSGTAEQVAEAASELDAVRRRLYAILARE